A section of the Flavobacterium ardleyense genome encodes:
- a CDS encoding ribonuclease HII: MLLSNYSQIILEAGTDEAGRGCLAGPVTAAAVILPAGFCNELLTDSKQLTKKIRNELRVLIEAEAICYSVVHVDHLEIDKINILNASIMAMQNAVLNLNPVPEYLIVDGNRFKAVGNIPYSCIVKGDSKYLSIAAASILAKTYRDELMQKLHLEYPMYDWNNNKGYPTKKHRDALSKFGHTPFHRQSFKLLPSVEKQQLLKL, translated from the coding sequence ATGCTACTTTCTAATTATAGTCAGATCATCCTTGAAGCAGGTACTGATGAGGCTGGAAGAGGTTGCCTTGCAGGCCCTGTTACAGCTGCGGCTGTTATTTTGCCGGCAGGATTTTGCAATGAGCTTCTTACTGACTCAAAACAGCTAACAAAAAAGATTCGGAATGAGTTGCGAGTATTAATAGAAGCTGAGGCAATTTGCTACTCCGTAGTACATGTTGACCATCTAGAAATAGATAAAATTAATATTTTAAATGCTTCGATAATGGCAATGCAGAATGCTGTTTTAAATCTTAATCCTGTCCCGGAATATCTAATAGTTGATGGCAACCGATTTAAAGCAGTAGGAAATATTCCTTATAGTTGCATTGTGAAAGGTGATAGTAAATATTTAAGCATCGCTGCTGCTTCGATTTTGGCAAAAACTTATAGAGATGAGCTTATGCAAAAGTTGCATTTAGAATACCCAATGTACGATTGGAATAATAACAAAGGTTATCCTACAAAAAAACATCGTGATGCACTCAGTAAGTTTGGACATACACCATTCCATCGTCAAAGCTTCAAATTATTGCCCTCCGTTGAAAAGCAACAATTGTTAAAACTTTAA
- the lipB gene encoding lipoyl(octanoyl) transferase LipB: MNKIVLLENLGLADYKEVWDIQEERFKDIVAVKTRNRKEETSDATPNYFLFVEHPHVYTLGKSGDISHLLLSEEKLKEKGATFYKINRGGDITYHGPGQIVGYPILDLDNFFTDIHKYLRFLEEVIILTLSDFGVTSERSPGETGVWLEVGTPFARKICAMGVRASRWVTMHGFALNVNADLGYFDNIVPCGIRGKAVTSLNVELGVETVDLVKVRERILFHFENVFEAQIKNRF; the protein is encoded by the coding sequence ATGAACAAAATAGTATTGCTAGAGAATTTAGGTCTTGCAGACTACAAGGAAGTTTGGGATATTCAAGAAGAACGATTCAAAGATATTGTTGCCGTTAAAACTCGCAATCGAAAAGAAGAGACTTCGGATGCAACTCCCAATTATTTTTTATTTGTTGAACATCCTCACGTTTATACTTTAGGAAAGAGTGGCGATATTTCACATTTACTGCTTAGCGAAGAAAAACTTAAAGAAAAAGGTGCAACATTTTATAAAATTAATAGGGGAGGAGATATTACATATCATGGACCTGGGCAGATTGTAGGTTATCCAATTTTAGATCTTGATAATTTCTTTACCGATATTCATAAGTACTTGCGATTTCTGGAGGAGGTAATTATTTTAACCCTGTCTGACTTTGGCGTGACTTCAGAAAGGAGTCCAGGCGAAACTGGTGTTTGGCTTGAAGTTGGAACGCCCTTCGCGCGAAAAATTTGTGCAATGGGTGTACGTGCTTCGCGCTGGGTGACCATGCATGGTTTTGCATTAAATGTAAATGCCGATCTTGGTTATTTTGATAATATCGTTCCATGCGGAATTCGAGGAAAAGCAGTCACTTCTTTAAATGTGGAGTTAGGGGTAGAAACTGTCGATTTAGTAAAAGTTCGGGAGCGAATATTATTTCATTTTGAAAATGTCTTTGAAGCGCAAATTAAAAATCGCTTCTAA
- the lysS gene encoding lysine--tRNA ligase gives MALSEQEILRREALQQMRELGIEPYPAAEFTTTNYSTEILENFDKFEGKEVILAGRMMSRRIMGKASFAELKDSEGRIQVYIARDDVSKDDENTMYNTVFRKLLDIGDFIGIRGTVFKTQVGEISIHAYELTVLAKALKPLPIVKTDADGKIHDAFSDPEQRYRRRYVDLIVNDHVKETFIKRTKLFNAMRSFFNAKGYLEVETPILQPIPGGAAARPFMTHHNSLDIPLYMRIANELYLKRLIVGGFEGVYEFSKNFRNEGMDRTHNPEFTAMEIYVAYKDYNWMMRFTENLLEHCAIAVNGKSTATFGEHQINFQAPYARVTMTDSIKHFTGFDISGKSESELFDAAKGMGIDVDNTMGKGKLIDEIFGAKCEGNYIQPTFITDYPIEMSPLCKVHRDNPELTERFELMVCGKEVANAYSELNDPIDQRARFEDQLKLSQNGDDEATEFIDFDFLRSLEYGMPPTSGLGIGMDRLMMYLTNNASIQEVLLFPQMRPEKKALDLSEEEKVIYNFLKETPEIALAELKNQAGLSGKKWDNAMKALTKNNVVKVVVEGDSKTVVLAN, from the coding sequence ATGGCATTATCAGAACAAGAAATATTGCGTAGAGAAGCTTTACAGCAAATGCGCGAATTGGGAATAGAACCTTATCCTGCAGCAGAATTCACTACCACTAATTACAGCACTGAAATTCTAGAAAACTTTGACAAATTTGAGGGAAAAGAAGTAATTCTTGCCGGCCGAATGATGTCGCGCAGAATAATGGGTAAAGCTTCGTTTGCTGAATTAAAAGATTCTGAAGGTAGAATTCAAGTATATATTGCACGCGATGACGTAAGCAAGGATGACGAAAATACGATGTACAATACTGTTTTTAGAAAACTTTTGGACATTGGAGATTTTATCGGAATTCGTGGAACAGTTTTTAAAACTCAGGTGGGCGAAATTTCCATTCATGCGTATGAACTGACTGTTCTGGCAAAAGCTCTAAAACCACTTCCGATTGTAAAAACTGATGCGGATGGTAAAATTCACGATGCATTTTCAGATCCTGAGCAAAGATACCGTCGTCGTTATGTAGATTTAATCGTTAATGATCACGTAAAAGAAACTTTTATAAAACGCACGAAATTGTTTAATGCAATGCGTTCGTTTTTTAATGCTAAAGGTTATTTGGAGGTTGAAACACCAATCTTGCAACCTATTCCTGGTGGAGCTGCGGCAAGACCATTTATGACACATCACAACTCGCTTGACATTCCGTTATATATGAGAATTGCAAACGAATTGTATCTAAAAAGATTGATCGTTGGAGGATTTGAAGGCGTTTATGAATTCTCGAAAAACTTCAGAAATGAAGGTATGGACAGAACGCATAATCCTGAATTTACAGCGATGGAAATCTATGTGGCATACAAGGATTACAATTGGATGATGCGATTTACCGAAAATCTGTTAGAGCATTGCGCAATTGCCGTAAATGGCAAGAGCACTGCAACATTTGGTGAACATCAAATTAATTTTCAGGCTCCGTATGCTCGAGTTACAATGACCGATTCTATAAAACATTTTACTGGCTTTGATATTTCAGGAAAATCTGAATCAGAACTTTTTGATGCTGCAAAAGGAATGGGTATTGACGTTGATAATACGATGGGTAAAGGGAAGTTGATTGATGAAATTTTTGGCGCAAAATGCGAAGGGAATTATATTCAGCCGACATTTATTACTGATTATCCTATAGAAATGAGCCCTTTATGTAAAGTTCACCGTGACAATCCGGAGCTTACAGAGCGATTTGAATTGATGGTTTGCGGTAAAGAAGTTGCCAACGCTTATTCTGAACTTAACGACCCAATTGATCAACGGGCACGATTTGAAGATCAATTGAAGCTGTCGCAAAATGGTGATGATGAAGCAACTGAATTCATTGATTTCGACTTTTTGAGGTCATTGGAATACGGAATGCCGCCAACATCAGGATTAGGAATTGGAATGGATCGCTTAATGATGTATTTAACTAATAATGCATCTATTCAAGAAGTACTTTTGTTTCCGCAAATGAGACCAGAAAAGAAAGCTCTTGATCTTAGTGAAGAGGAAAAAGTTATTTATAATTTTCTTAAAGAAACTCCCGAAATTGCACTTGCCGAACTGAAGAATCAGGCAGGTCTAAGCGGTAAAAAATGGGACAATGCGATGAAAGCTTTGACCAAAAATAATGTTGTAAAAGTAGTAGTTGAAGGAGATAGTAAAACCGTAGTTTTAGCAAATTAG
- the hemL gene encoding glutamate-1-semialdehyde 2,1-aminomutase, with protein sequence MLYKRSSELFADAETVIPGGVNSPVRAFKAVGGTPIFIKNAKGAYLFDEDGNKYIDYINSWGPMILGHAYDPVVNAITERAKLGTSFGAPTELETEIAKLAVSMVPNIDKIRFVNSGTEACMSAVRLARGFTNRDKIIKFAGCYHGHSDSFLIQAGSGAITFGSPNSPGVTAGTAKDTLLAKYNDLDNVASLLSANKNEVAAIIVEPVAGNMGCIPPAEGFLEGLRALCDEHGAMLIFDEVMTGFRLAKGGVQELYNVKADIVTFGKVIGGGLPVGAFAARAEIMNYLAPLGPVYQAGTLSGNPLAMAAGLEMLKALNNDPEIYTRINAKTEYLENGMRKVLDNSTLDFTINRRGSMISVHFAKEAVTDFASSVAGDNKIFKAFFHSLLQSGVYIAPSAYETWFITDALTYEDLDHTISAVAKFAEDQK encoded by the coding sequence ACGCCAATTTTTATTAAAAATGCAAAAGGAGCCTATCTTTTTGACGAGGATGGAAATAAATATATCGATTATATAAATTCTTGGGGACCGATGATTTTAGGTCATGCGTACGATCCTGTTGTAAATGCTATAACCGAGCGTGCTAAGTTGGGCACTTCTTTTGGAGCACCTACTGAATTAGAAACTGAAATTGCAAAACTGGCAGTTTCTATGGTTCCGAATATTGATAAAATTCGTTTTGTGAATTCAGGAACCGAAGCTTGTATGAGCGCGGTGAGACTTGCTAGAGGATTTACAAACAGAGATAAAATTATAAAGTTTGCCGGCTGTTATCACGGGCATTCTGATTCATTTCTGATTCAGGCGGGAAGTGGCGCGATTACTTTCGGTTCGCCAAATAGTCCGGGAGTAACAGCCGGAACTGCGAAAGATACGCTTTTGGCGAAATACAATGATTTAGACAATGTTGCGAGCTTGCTTAGCGCAAATAAAAATGAAGTAGCAGCCATTATCGTCGAGCCTGTTGCTGGAAACATGGGATGTATTCCGCCAGCAGAAGGATTTCTAGAAGGTTTAAGAGCTTTGTGTGATGAACACGGAGCAATGTTAATTTTTGATGAGGTAATGACCGGTTTTCGTCTTGCAAAAGGTGGTGTTCAAGAATTATACAATGTAAAAGCAGATATTGTAACTTTTGGAAAAGTAATTGGTGGAGGTCTTCCGGTTGGAGCATTTGCTGCTCGTGCAGAAATAATGAACTATCTAGCGCCACTAGGTCCTGTTTATCAAGCGGGCACATTATCAGGAAATCCACTAGCAATGGCAGCGGGACTTGAAATGTTGAAAGCACTGAACAACGATCCAGAGATTTACACTAGAATTAATGCTAAAACCGAGTATCTAGAAAATGGAATGCGTAAAGTTTTGGACAATTCGACTTTAGATTTTACGATTAATCGTAGAGGATCTATGATTTCGGTACATTTTGCTAAAGAAGCAGTCACAGACTTTGCAAGTTCGGTAGCAGGAGATAATAAAATTTTTAAGGCATTTTTTCATAGTCTGTTGCAAAGTGGAGTATACATAGCTCCATCAGCATACGAAACTTGGTTTATCACCGATGCTTTGACTTACGAAGATTTAGATCATACAATTTCGGCTGTGGCCAAATTTGCAGAGGATCAAAAATAA